A region from the Halomarina litorea genome encodes:
- a CDS encoding cbb3-type cytochrome c oxidase subunit I — translation MTDEHSRTDGGTASVDGDLPVGTGDRTETDHGLPPVTSIRRWLVTTNHKDVGILYVVTALFFLVFGGVLALLMRLQLWTPGATFLAPNAYNQAVSLHGLIMVFWFLSPFAFGFANYVVPLQIGAKDLAFPRLNALSFWLYLASGVLLGISFFQGGTFAGGWTMYAPLNIPTYTPSLGGSTAILALLLFVVSVTVSSVNFLTTMHRMRAEGLTLRHLPLFTWSILLTVWMMLFAFAALLAALMILSADRLLGTTYFAATSEGGSLLWAHLFWFFGHPEVYIVFFPALGAMAEMFQTFTGRRIVGRKWFIAAMVLVALQSFVVWMHHMFLTGINLQVKTLFMATTIGISLPFDLMVFSLIYTMIKGRIRFDTPFLFAFGALLLFIIGGITGVFLGAIVLDYEFRGTYWVVAHFHYVMVGGVTGLVGALYYWYPKMTGKMYDEFLGKVHFALYFVGFNLLYFPMFVAWETPRRVFDYAPELAPWHQLATVGAFVLAVSFAVMLWNMLTSLWAGDPAPDNPWEYSTTAEWAVSSPPPLENFPGSPTYGEGSLSFRQPRAADGGEGASRTDGGVVHAEGGAHAHREEHASHASIWPLVVGVGALFTFLGLSGLQDAAFPAGMEGMFYTTSLLVGSVVTFGALFSMARERFHGPEVEEAGEKWPFAGIENMKLGMWIFLASDVVLFGAFIGSYVFIRVAFGWTEWHTIAANPIPGLMNTYILLTSSFSVVLALVAAEKKNKWGVVGGLAVTFILGVGFLANKGIEWLHLYHEGHWLSTDIQSSTFFLTTGLHAAHVIAGLVITLYLIARALRGAYLEDSRPVEYFGLYWHFVDIVWLFLFPLFYIL, via the coding sequence ATGACCGACGAGCACTCACGGACGGACGGCGGGACGGCGAGCGTCGACGGGGACCTCCCCGTCGGGACGGGCGACCGGACGGAGACCGACCACGGCCTCCCGCCGGTCACCTCGATACGCCGGTGGCTGGTCACGACCAACCACAAGGACGTCGGCATCCTCTACGTCGTGACGGCGCTGTTCTTCCTCGTCTTCGGGGGCGTCCTCGCCCTCCTGATGCGCCTCCAGTTGTGGACGCCCGGCGCGACGTTCCTCGCGCCCAACGCCTACAATCAGGCCGTCTCCCTGCACGGTCTCATCATGGTGTTCTGGTTCCTCTCGCCCTTTGCCTTCGGCTTCGCGAACTACGTCGTCCCCCTGCAGATCGGCGCGAAGGATCTCGCCTTCCCGCGCCTGAACGCCCTCTCGTTCTGGCTCTACCTCGCCTCGGGCGTCCTGCTGGGTATTTCGTTCTTCCAGGGGGGCACCTTCGCCGGCGGGTGGACGATGTACGCGCCGCTCAACATCCCCACCTACACGCCGAGTCTCGGCGGGTCCACGGCGATCCTCGCGCTCCTGTTGTTCGTCGTCTCGGTCACCGTCTCGTCGGTCAACTTCCTGACGACGATGCACCGCATGCGCGCGGAGGGGCTGACGCTCCGGCACCTCCCCCTGTTCACGTGGTCCATCCTGCTGACCGTCTGGATGATGCTGTTCGCGTTCGCGGCACTGCTGGCGGCGCTGATGATCCTCTCGGCGGACCGCCTGCTCGGGACGACTTACTTCGCCGCGACGAGCGAGGGCGGATCGCTGCTGTGGGCGCACCTGTTCTGGTTCTTCGGGCACCCCGAGGTGTACATCGTCTTCTTCCCGGCGCTGGGGGCGATGGCCGAGATGTTCCAGACGTTCACCGGGCGGCGCATCGTCGGGCGCAAGTGGTTCATCGCCGCGATGGTGCTCGTCGCCCTGCAGTCGTTCGTCGTCTGGATGCACCACATGTTCCTGACGGGCATCAACCTCCAGGTGAAGACGCTGTTCATGGCGACCACCATCGGCATCTCGCTCCCCTTCGACCTGATGGTGTTCTCGCTCATCTACACCATGATAAAGGGGAGAATCCGCTTCGACACGCCCTTCCTGTTCGCGTTCGGGGCGCTCCTGTTGTTCATCATCGGGGGCATCACGGGCGTCTTCCTCGGGGCCATCGTCCTCGACTACGAGTTCCGGGGAACCTACTGGGTCGTCGCGCACTTCCACTACGTGATGGTCGGCGGCGTCACCGGCCTCGTCGGGGCGCTGTACTACTGGTACCCGAAGATGACCGGGAAGATGTACGACGAGTTCCTCGGGAAGGTCCACTTCGCGCTGTACTTCGTCGGGTTCAACCTGCTCTACTTCCCGATGTTCGTCGCGTGGGAGACCCCCCGCCGGGTGTTCGACTACGCGCCCGAACTCGCGCCGTGGCACCAGTTGGCGACGGTGGGGGCATTCGTCCTCGCCGTCTCCTTCGCGGTGATGCTCTGGAACATGCTGACGAGTCTCTGGGCGGGCGACCCCGCCCCGGACAACCCGTGGGAGTACTCGACGACGGCGGAGTGGGCCGTCTCCTCGCCGCCGCCGCTGGAGAACTTCCCCGGGTCGCCCACCTACGGCGAGGGGTCGCTCTCCTTCCGTCAGCCGCGGGCCGCAGACGGCGGCGAGGGGGCGAGTCGGACCGACGGCGGCGTCGTCCACGCAGAGGGTGGAGCGCACGCCCACAGGGAGGAACACGCCAGCCACGCGAGCATCTGGCCGCTGGTCGTCGGCGTCGGGGCGCTGTTCACCTTCCTCGGTCTCTCGGGCCTGCAGGACGCCGCGTTCCCCGCCGGGATGGAGGGGATGTTCTACACGACGTCCCTGCTCGTCGGGTCGGTGGTCACCTTCGGGGCGCTGTTCTCGATGGCCCGCGAGCGGTTCCACGGCCCGGAAGTGGAGGAGGCCGGCGAGAAGTGGCCGTTCGCCGGCATCGAGAACATGAAACTCGGGATGTGGATATTCCTCGCCTCCGACGTGGTGCTGTTCGGGGCGTTCATCGGGTCGTACGTCTTCATCCGGGTCGCCTTCGGGTGGACCGAGTGGCACACCATCGCGGCGAACCCGATACCGGGGCTGATGAACACCTACATCCTGCTGACGAGCAGTTTCTCGGTCGTGCTGGCGCTGGTCGCCGCCGAGAAGAAGAACAAGTGGGGCGTCGTCGGCGGCCTCGCGGTGACGTTCATCCTCGGGGTGGGCTTCCTCGCCAACAAGGGCATCGAGTGGCTCCACCTCTACCACGAGGGCCACTGGCTGTCGACCGACATCCAGTCCTCGACGTTCTTCCTGACGACGGGCCTGCACGCCGCCCACGTCATCGCCGGCCTCGTCATCACCCTGTACCTGATCGCCCGCGCCCTCCGGGGCGCGTACCTGGAGGACAGCAGACCCGTCGAGTACTTCGGCCTGTACTGGCACTTCGTCGACATCGTCTGGCTGTTCCTGTTCCCGCTGTTCTACATCCTGTGA
- a CDS encoding thioredoxin family protein, whose protein sequence is MTGDDATADAPDLTEADVDALVDSLVEGGVLTERADGTLATTAEFEQTRGIYYDTYGNATDTVFRESVASSFDLSTEDAEARIEREGVTREMFVDYLSVTSHLDDGHSRVDRARMAMLVGEVAPDTPVPEGMAELDDEGYGEFLAEHDRAAMFVWKRNCAPCDSLKRDLDEILADLPESVAVAGVDGESVDAFRREFEVEAAPSILLFADGEAREGLRGYVSPEQVAAAAERAYGPD, encoded by the coding sequence ATGACGGGCGACGACGCCACCGCCGACGCGCCCGACCTCACGGAGGCCGACGTGGACGCCCTCGTCGACTCGCTCGTCGAGGGCGGCGTCCTCACGGAGCGTGCGGACGGCACCCTCGCCACGACGGCCGAGTTCGAGCAGACGCGGGGCATCTACTACGACACGTACGGGAACGCGACCGACACGGTGTTCCGCGAGTCCGTCGCGAGTTCCTTCGACCTCTCGACGGAGGACGCCGAGGCGCGCATCGAGCGAGAGGGCGTCACCCGCGAGATGTTCGTCGACTACCTTTCGGTCACCTCCCACCTCGACGACGGCCACTCGCGGGTCGACCGCGCCCGGATGGCGATGCTCGTCGGCGAAGTCGCGCCGGACACCCCCGTCCCCGAGGGCATGGCGGAACTGGACGACGAGGGCTACGGCGAGTTCCTCGCAGAGCACGACCGGGCGGCCATGTTCGTCTGGAAGCGCAACTGCGCGCCGTGTGACTCGCTGAAGCGCGACCTCGACGAGATTCTGGCCGATCTGCCCGAGTCGGTCGCCGTCGCGGGCGTCGACGGGGAGTCCGTGGACGCGTTCCGCCGCGAGTTCGAGGTGGAGGCCGCGCCGTCGATACTCCTCTTCGCCGACGGCGAGGCGCGCGAGGGCCTCCGGGGGTACGTCTCGCCGGAGCAGGTCGCCGCGGCCGCCGAACGGGCCTACGGGCCGGACTGA
- a CDS encoding DUF7520 family protein, with product MSENARELGGRWFVLILYLTVVGITGVVGYLLGVFNSNVDPVLFGFIQLPPTPLGMAAFGAITLATILGVFVGAVVLVSRRYVDGGAGPGGQSGP from the coding sequence GTGAGCGAGAACGCGCGCGAACTCGGCGGTCGCTGGTTCGTCCTCATCCTCTACCTGACGGTCGTCGGCATCACCGGCGTCGTCGGCTACCTCCTCGGCGTGTTCAACTCGAACGTGGACCCCGTACTGTTCGGGTTCATCCAGCTCCCGCCGACGCCCCTCGGCATGGCCGCGTTCGGCGCCATCACGCTGGCGACGATTCTCGGCGTGTTCGTCGGTGCCGTCGTCCTCGTCTCGCGGCGCTACGTCGACGGCGGGGCGGGACCGGGCGGTCAGTCCGGCCCGTAG
- the ctaD gene encoding cytochrome c oxidase subunit I — MDLSGQLALTVLMGVFLVGVAVLLTRVEDWRSYTPLASGGVYGDETGHAVQHKPSGITRWLTTVDHKDIGMLYGAYAIIAFVWGGLAVLIMRTELADPAATLIEAGFYNGLLTSHGITMLFLFGTPIIAAFSNYFVPLLIGADDMAFPRINAIAFWLLPPGALLIWAGFLIPGMAPSQTSWTMYTPLSIEQTHAATDLMLLGLHLTGVSATMGAINFIATIFTERGDDVNWANLDIFSWTILTQSGLILFAFPLLGSALIMLLLDRNFGTTFFTVDGGSPILWQHLFWFFGHPEVYILVLPPMGIVSYVLPKFSGRKLFGFKFVVYSTLAIGVLSFGVWAHHMFSTGIDPRVRASFMAVSMAIAIPSAVKTFNWITTMWNGKIRLTTPMLFCIGFVSNFIIGGVTGVFLAAIPIDLVLHDTYYVVGHFHYIVMGAIAFAGFAGLYYWYPIFTGKMYQRTLAKAHFWLWMVGTNLTFLAMLLLGYEGMPRRYATYTFDAGIVNLDVITALHQVATLGAFLIAFGTIVWVFNFVQSWYEGPDVGEDPWGLEDSTLYGREFEWHRNRLRTAVADGGEEDVVTDGGNEE; from the coding sequence ATGGACCTGTCGGGACAACTGGCGCTTACGGTCCTCATGGGGGTGTTCCTCGTCGGCGTCGCGGTGTTGCTCACCCGCGTCGAGGACTGGCGCTCGTACACGCCGCTCGCGAGCGGCGGCGTCTACGGCGACGAGACGGGTCACGCCGTCCAGCACAAGCCCTCCGGGATCACTCGCTGGCTGACGACGGTCGACCACAAGGACATCGGGATGCTGTACGGCGCGTACGCCATCATCGCGTTCGTCTGGGGCGGACTGGCCGTCCTCATCATGCGGACGGAACTGGCCGACCCCGCGGCGACGCTCATCGAAGCCGGCTTCTACAACGGGCTGTTGACGAGCCACGGCATCACGATGCTGTTCCTCTTCGGGACGCCCATCATCGCCGCGTTCTCGAACTACTTCGTCCCGCTGCTCATCGGCGCGGACGACATGGCGTTCCCGCGCATCAACGCCATCGCGTTCTGGCTCCTGCCGCCGGGTGCCCTGCTCATCTGGGCCGGCTTCCTCATCCCGGGGATGGCACCGTCCCAGACGTCGTGGACGATGTACACGCCGCTGTCCATCGAGCAGACCCACGCCGCGACGGACCTGATGCTCCTCGGCTTGCACCTCACCGGCGTCTCCGCGACGATGGGTGCCATCAACTTCATCGCGACCATCTTCACCGAACGCGGCGACGACGTGAACTGGGCGAACCTCGACATCTTCTCGTGGACCATCCTCACGCAGTCGGGGCTCATCCTGTTCGCGTTCCCCCTGCTCGGGAGCGCGCTCATCATGCTCCTGCTCGACCGCAACTTCGGGACGACGTTCTTCACCGTCGACGGGGGGTCGCCCATCCTCTGGCAACACCTGTTCTGGTTCTTCGGCCACCCCGAGGTGTACATCCTCGTCCTGCCCCCGATGGGCATCGTCAGCTACGTGCTGCCGAAGTTCTCCGGCCGAAAGCTGTTCGGCTTCAAGTTCGTCGTCTACTCGACGCTCGCAATCGGCGTCCTCTCCTTCGGCGTGTGGGCCCACCACATGTTCAGTACGGGCATCGACCCCCGCGTCCGCGCCTCGTTCATGGCCGTCTCGATGGCCATCGCCATACCGAGCGCGGTGAAGACGTTCAACTGGATCACGACGATGTGGAACGGGAAGATTCGCCTGACGACGCCGATGCTGTTTTGCATCGGCTTCGTCAGTAACTTCATCATCGGCGGCGTCACCGGCGTCTTCCTCGCCGCCATCCCCATCGACCTCGTCCTCCACGACACCTACTACGTCGTCGGCCACTTCCATTACATCGTCATGGGGGCCATCGCGTTCGCCGGGTTCGCGGGCCTCTACTACTGGTATCCCATCTTTACCGGGAAGATGTACCAGCGTACGCTGGCGAAGGCCCACTTCTGGCTGTGGATGGTGGGGACGAACCTCACGTTCCTCGCCATGCTCCTGCTGGGCTACGAGGGGATGCCTCGCCGGTACGCCACCTACACCTTCGACGCAGGAATCGTGAACCTCGACGTCATCACGGCGCTCCATCAGGTGGCGACCCTGGGCGCGTTCCTCATCGCCTTCGGCACCATCGTCTGGGTGTTCAACTTCGTCCAGTCGTGGTACGAGGGCCCCGACGTCGGCGAGGACCCGTGGGGCCTCGAGGACAGCACGCTGTACGGCCGCGAGTTCGAGTGGCACCGCAACCGCCTCCGGACCGCCGTCGCCGACGGTGGTGAGGAGGACGTCGTGACCGACGGCGGCAACGAAGAGTAA
- a CDS encoding ABC transporter ATP-binding protein, translating to MALLETENLVKRFGGLVATDDVTIGIEENERVSLIGPNGAGKSTLINLITRRLDPSEGDIRFKGESIVGLKPHEVVQRGVSKSFQTASIFPQLSVRKNAQIAALAAEHGSFRFNFLRHRNRYPEVNEVARETLESVGLWDQRDVEAQDLPYGDKRRLEIGIALAAEPDMLLMDEPTAGMSPEETEATVNLIEAVKEERGLTFLLVEHDMEIVFNVSDRIIVLNRGAVIAEGTPDEIREDPTVQEAYLGGADL from the coding sequence ATGGCGTTGCTGGAGACGGAGAACCTCGTCAAGCGCTTCGGCGGCCTCGTCGCGACGGACGACGTGACGATCGGCATCGAGGAGAACGAGCGCGTGAGCCTCATCGGCCCGAACGGGGCCGGGAAGTCCACCCTCATCAACCTCATCACCCGACGGCTGGACCCCTCCGAGGGCGACATCCGCTTCAAGGGCGAGTCCATCGTCGGGTTGAAACCGCACGAGGTGGTCCAACGCGGGGTGAGCAAGTCCTTCCAGACGGCCTCCATCTTCCCGCAGTTGAGCGTGCGAAAGAACGCCCAGATAGCGGCGCTAGCGGCCGAACACGGCTCGTTCCGGTTCAACTTCCTGCGCCACCGCAACCGCTACCCGGAGGTGAACGAGGTGGCCCGCGAGACCCTCGAATCGGTCGGCCTCTGGGACCAGCGCGACGTGGAGGCACAGGACCTCCCCTACGGCGACAAGCGCCGCCTCGAAATCGGCATCGCGCTGGCCGCCGAACCCGACATGCTCCTCATGGACGAACCGACTGCTGGGATGTCCCCCGAGGAGACGGAGGCGACGGTGAACCTCATCGAGGCGGTCAAGGAGGAACGCGGGCTGACCTTCCTGCTGGTCGAACACGACATGGAGATCGTCTTCAACGTCTCGGACCGCATCATCGTCCTCAACCGGGGGGCGGTCATCGCGGAGGGGACGCCCGACGAGATACGCGAGGATCCGACGGTCCAGGAGGCCTACCTCGGAGGTGCGGACCTGTGA
- a CDS encoding branched-chain amino acid ABC transporter permease — translation MTLPVVPLQVAGDLVRLVINGITTGSIYILLAVGLSIILGTLKFVNFAHGALYIVGAYLGLIIAQQPRFGGKLPEWLQDLGLIDGATVGLGWGYLAALVVVPVVVFVVGLLMERFVAQPFYDRPDTDQILLTFGLALILQELFRVLFGGQSQSIAQPPWAEGSALGLPLVGDVLRFFGVSGVSTWRLVIILITAVLVGIVYLLIEYTDFGLTVRAGTVDAEMVELLGIRLSRPYLVVFGIGAALAGVAGLVGGPLVNFNPDYGGNILVPAFLTVVVGGVGSIRGAVLGGLLFGLVQAGLIQFGFAAWSEVGIYAMAAIVLLVRPEGLLGDEVVA, via the coding sequence GTGACCCTGCCCGTCGTCCCCCTCCAGGTCGCCGGCGACCTCGTCCGACTGGTCATCAACGGCATCACGACCGGGTCCATCTACATCCTGCTGGCCGTCGGTCTCTCCATCATCCTCGGGACGCTCAAGTTCGTCAACTTCGCCCACGGTGCGCTCTACATCGTCGGCGCGTATCTGGGGCTCATCATCGCACAGCAGCCCCGGTTCGGCGGGAAGCTCCCGGAGTGGCTCCAGGACCTCGGACTCATCGACGGGGCCACCGTCGGCCTCGGCTGGGGCTACCTCGCGGCGCTGGTCGTCGTCCCCGTCGTCGTCTTCGTCGTCGGACTGTTGATGGAGCGCTTCGTCGCTCAGCCGTTCTACGACCGGCCCGACACCGACCAGATTCTCCTCACGTTCGGCCTCGCGCTCATCCTCCAGGAGCTGTTCCGCGTGCTGTTCGGCGGACAGAGCCAGTCCATCGCCCAACCGCCGTGGGCAGAAGGGTCCGCACTCGGCCTCCCGCTGGTCGGGGACGTCCTGCGCTTTTTCGGCGTGAGCGGGGTCTCGACGTGGCGGCTGGTCATCATCCTCATCACCGCCGTCCTCGTCGGTATCGTCTACCTGCTCATCGAGTACACCGACTTCGGCCTGACGGTGCGCGCGGGGACGGTGGACGCGGAGATGGTCGAACTGCTCGGCATCCGCCTCTCGCGGCCGTACCTCGTGGTGTTCGGTATCGGCGCGGCGCTGGCGGGCGTCGCCGGCCTCGTCGGCGGCCCGCTGGTCAACTTCAACCCGGACTACGGCGGCAACATCCTCGTCCCCGCCTTCCTCACCGTCGTCGTCGGGGGCGTCGGGTCGATACGCGGGGCGGTCCTCGGCGGCCTCCTGTTCGGCCTCGTCCAGGCCGGACTCATCCAGTTCGGGTTCGCGGCGTGGTCCGAGGTGGGCATCTACGCGATGGCCGCTATCGTCCTGCTGGTGCGTCCCGAGGGACTGCTCGGTGACGAGGTGGTCGCGTGA
- a CDS encoding branched-chain amino acid ABC transporter permease, whose translation MSDETRVEREGVATEREGLLATWAELRERESVVVAGTALAVLLFPYLFARAPVVSDALQGYQSLAELILIWGIFVIGYDLLHGYTGLLSFGHAAFWGGGAYAAGVFAANVSGSPLAMLVVGTVFAALLAWVLGFLSLRRGGIYFAILTLAFAQMLYYMALQPLASITGGDNGLGIGRRTIDPLLGFIPLEAGVPVITELVSTWMYMLIGGAMVFTVAVAYRVLNSPYGMVFRAIRENEQRAEFVGLNVWRYKLMAFVISGAIAGLAGALFAIHNARVPVESLFWTTSGEVVIMSVIGGVGSLFGAPLGAAVYLYIANVIPGIREVMLFTQIDKLFPGPQAVVLPEWANPAPYWHLILGVLFVAIVVFFPRGGVWGGIKDLRRTVAERLRGDR comes from the coding sequence GTGAGCGACGAGACGCGGGTCGAACGCGAGGGCGTCGCCACCGAGCGGGAAGGACTGCTCGCGACGTGGGCCGAACTGCGAGAACGGGAGAGCGTCGTCGTCGCGGGGACGGCCCTCGCCGTCCTCCTGTTCCCGTACCTGTTCGCCCGCGCGCCGGTCGTCAGCGACGCGCTTCAGGGCTACCAGTCGCTGGCGGAACTCATCCTCATCTGGGGCATCTTCGTCATCGGGTACGACCTCTTGCACGGCTACACCGGCCTGCTGTCGTTCGGGCACGCCGCCTTCTGGGGCGGCGGCGCGTACGCCGCGGGCGTGTTCGCCGCGAACGTCTCGGGGTCGCCGCTGGCGATGCTCGTCGTCGGCACCGTCTTCGCCGCCCTGCTGGCGTGGGTGCTCGGCTTTCTCTCACTTCGGCGCGGGGGTATCTACTTTGCCATCCTCACGCTGGCGTTCGCCCAGATGCTGTACTACATGGCGCTCCAGCCGCTCGCCTCGATTACGGGCGGGGACAACGGCCTCGGCATCGGTCGAAGGACCATTGACCCGCTGCTGGGGTTCATTCCCCTCGAGGCGGGCGTGCCCGTCATCACCGAACTGGTGAGCACGTGGATGTACATGCTCATCGGCGGGGCGATGGTGTTCACCGTCGCCGTCGCCTACCGCGTGCTCAACTCACCGTACGGGATGGTGTTTCGCGCCATTCGCGAGAACGAACAGCGCGCGGAGTTCGTCGGGCTGAACGTCTGGCGCTACAAGCTGATGGCGTTCGTCATCTCGGGGGCCATCGCGGGCCTCGCGGGTGCGCTGTTCGCCATCCACAACGCGCGCGTGCCCGTCGAGTCGCTGTTCTGGACGACCAGCGGCGAGGTGGTCATCATGAGCGTCATCGGCGGCGTCGGGTCGCTGTTCGGCGCGCCACTCGGCGCGGCGGTGTACCTCTACATCGCGAACGTCATCCCGGGGATTCGCGAAGTGATGCTGTTCACGCAGATCGACAAGCTCTTCCCCGGTCCGCAGGCCGTCGTGCTCCCCGAGTGGGCCAACCCGGCGCCCTACTGGCACCTCATCCTCGGGGTGCTGTTCGTCGCCATCGTCGTGTTCTTCCCGCGCGGCGGAGTCTGGGGCGGTATCAAGGACCTCCGACGGACCGTCGCGGAACGACTGCGAGGTGACCGCTGA
- a CDS encoding ABC transporter ATP-binding protein, which produces MSRSQLELDAVDASYGESHILRDLSMHVEEGEICALLGRNGAGKTTTLRSVAGTDEPEVRDGRITFEGEDITDLPPEDVAVQGISLVPEERRVFPDLTVAENLHIAEVVRNSSNTMGRSLSFERDQMDDEEVYEVFPRLDERRGQKAGTLSGGEQQMLAIARALKQNPTLLMLDEPYEGLAPQIIQAVEDVVERIREEGTTILLVEQNAVAAMKIADRCYVVDQGEVVFEGSADDLRSDEETRQRYLGV; this is translated from the coding sequence GTGAGCCGGAGCCAACTCGAGCTGGACGCGGTGGACGCCTCCTACGGCGAGAGCCACATCCTCAGGGACCTCTCGATGCACGTCGAAGAGGGCGAGATTTGCGCCCTGCTCGGACGCAACGGCGCGGGCAAGACCACGACCCTCCGGTCGGTCGCCGGGACCGACGAACCCGAGGTGCGCGACGGGCGCATCACCTTCGAGGGCGAGGACATCACCGACCTCCCGCCCGAGGACGTAGCGGTACAGGGTATCTCGCTCGTCCCCGAGGAGCGACGGGTGTTCCCCGACCTCACCGTCGCGGAGAACCTCCACATCGCGGAGGTGGTGCGCAACTCCTCGAACACGATGGGACGGTCGCTCTCGTTCGAGCGCGACCAGATGGACGACGAGGAGGTGTACGAGGTGTTCCCGCGACTGGACGAACGCCGGGGGCAGAAGGCGGGGACGCTGTCGGGAGGCGAACAGCAGATGCTCGCCATCGCCCGCGCGCTGAAGCAGAACCCCACGCTGTTGATGCTCGACGAACCCTACGAGGGACTCGCCCCGCAGATCATCCAGGCGGTCGAGGACGTCGTCGAACGCATCCGCGAGGAGGGGACCACCATCCTCCTCGTCGAACAGAACGCGGTGGCCGCGATGAAGATCGCAGACCGGTGTTACGTCGTCGACCAGGGCGAGGTCGTCTTCGAGGGGAGCGCCGACGACCTCCGCTCGGACGAGGAGACCAGACAGCGGTACCTCGGCGTATGA
- a CDS encoding DUF6789 family protein has product MVDSPSELAADVDVDVEEGAEPDFDHLAGIVTDGLIGAVGGLVGTAALTVGLFVASTVGAFEFEAFSEIAQIVALDVVFPANAPAVGFLMFLAGGMITWPLLFAATGAYLPGRTYALKGLPYGAVLWTGFAMAFYTSQSGIALVLYLVLTFVAHLAYGFTLGAVFDYLGNRPETLV; this is encoded by the coding sequence ATGGTAGACAGTCCTTCGGAGCTCGCCGCCGACGTCGACGTGGACGTAGAGGAGGGTGCGGAACCCGACTTCGACCACCTGGCCGGCATCGTCACGGACGGTCTCATCGGTGCGGTCGGGGGCCTCGTCGGGACCGCCGCGCTCACCGTCGGACTGTTCGTCGCCTCGACGGTCGGGGCCTTCGAGTTCGAGGCGTTCTCCGAGATCGCCCAGATCGTCGCGCTCGACGTCGTGTTCCCGGCCAACGCGCCCGCGGTTGGGTTCCTCATGTTCCTCGCGGGCGGGATGATAACGTGGCCGCTCCTGTTCGCCGCGACGGGGGCGTACCTCCCCGGCAGGACCTACGCGCTCAAGGGACTCCCGTACGGGGCCGTCCTCTGGACGGGGTTCGCGATGGCGTTCTACACCTCCCAGTCGGGTATCGCGCTGGTGCTCTACCTCGTGTTGACGTTCGTCGCGCACCTCGCCTACGGCTTCACCCTCGGCGCCGTCTTCGACTACCTCGGCAACCGGCCCGAGACGCTCGTCTGA
- a CDS encoding DUF6684 family protein, with protein sequence MAPDVFDRETMLDLSVNVIPLFIILFFIVLFAAVAPFGYSLVDTTIQMALLVIPFIGLAILTYFSGKAIAEAEAKMEERGDLAHAENDTPGAHAGESTPDAPDAPDATEGDAESAVETRSTSDQD encoded by the coding sequence ATGGCACCGGACGTGTTCGACCGGGAGACGATGCTCGACCTCTCGGTCAACGTAATCCCGCTGTTCATCATCCTGTTCTTCATCGTCCTCTTCGCGGCAGTCGCGCCGTTCGGCTACAGCCTCGTGGACACGACGATTCAGATGGCGTTGCTCGTCATCCCGTTCATCGGGCTGGCCATCCTGACGTACTTCTCGGGGAAGGCCATCGCCGAGGCCGAGGCGAAGATGGAAGAGCGCGGCGACCTCGCGCACGCCGAGAACGACACCCCGGGCGCACACGCGGGCGAGTCGACGCCCGACGCGCCCGACGCGCCCGACGCGACGGAGGGCGACGCCGAGAGCGCCGTCGAGACCCGCTCGACCTCCGACCAGGACTGA
- the coxB gene encoding cytochrome c oxidase subunit II has translation MYGTDVFAVLVQADGLIPRGSRAEVFEEIYWVFLVLGTLVGVVVISYMVYNAYKYRARAGVDADSADRPSLGELPSGGGKGRKLFLSLFISAIIVISLITWTYGTLLYIESPADDAFQDDTETMNVTVTGRQFIWQFEYPNGHRSTGELRVPKGTRVQLSVTSADVFHNFGVPGLRVKTDAIPGQTTDAWFLADEVGTYTAQCYELCGAGHSAMNAQVVVMEPEAFEEWYAGTGNGSSDGSGNGTNATNGTANIGVPA, from the coding sequence ATGTACGGAACTGACGTCTTCGCCGTGCTGGTGCAAGCCGACGGGTTGATTCCTCGTGGCTCCCGCGCCGAGGTGTTCGAGGAGATCTACTGGGTGTTCCTCGTCCTCGGGACCCTCGTCGGCGTCGTCGTCATCAGCTACATGGTGTACAACGCGTACAAGTACCGCGCGCGCGCCGGCGTGGACGCGGACAGCGCCGACCGGCCGAGCCTCGGGGAACTGCCGAGCGGGGGGGGCAAGGGCCGCAAACTGTTCCTCTCGCTGTTCATCAGCGCCATCATCGTCATCTCGCTCATCACGTGGACCTACGGGACCCTGCTGTACATCGAGTCGCCCGCCGACGACGCCTTCCAGGACGACACCGAGACGATGAACGTCACCGTCACCGGGCGACAGTTCATCTGGCAGTTCGAGTATCCCAACGGCCACCGCTCGACCGGCGAACTCCGCGTTCCGAAGGGCACCCGGGTCCAACTGTCCGTGACCTCCGCTGACGTGTTCCACAACTTCGGCGTGCCGGGACTCCGGGTGAAGACGGACGCCATCCCCGGCCAGACCACCGACGCGTGGTTCCTCGCCGACGAGGTCGGGACCTACACCGCCCAGTGTTACGAGCTGTGCGGGGCGGGCCACTCCGCGATGAACGCGCAGGTCGTCGTGATGGAACCGGAGGCGTTCGAGGAGTGGTACGCGGGGACGGGTAACGGGTCGAGCGACGGGTCCGGAAACGGCACGAACGCGACGAACGGCACGGCGAACATCGGGGTACCAGCATGA